One genomic window of Syngnathus acus chromosome 11, fSynAcu1.2, whole genome shotgun sequence includes the following:
- the ppt2b gene encoding lysosomal thioesterase PPT2 codes for MTKMKSLATDSIIRRRENSIGITSLLWSLLGACLWTVAVAYKPVIIVHGLFDSSGDFKNLQGFIHEAHPGTNVTVIDLFDRGSSLQPMWKQVEGFKTAIYPIMQNSAEGVHFICYSQGGLICRGILSTLPDHNVHSFISLSSPQAGQYGDTDYLKYLFPQFVKSNLYHLCYTSIGQRVSICNYWNDPHHRDMYTNSSDYLALLNSDRPNPNSTEWKKNFLRLDKLVLVGGPDDGVITPWQSSQFGFFDDNETVVEMQHQGIYLKDIFGLKTLAARGDLFLCSIPYVQHVWWHSNETVFHVCMEKWLV; via the exons ATGACTAAAATGAAGAGCTTGGCGACAGACTCGATCATCCGAAGAAGGGAGAACAGCATCGGGATAACCAGCCTATTATGGTCGCTTCTCGGTGCGTGTTTATGGACAGTCGCAGTTGCTTATAAGCCGGTGATCATCGTGCACGGCTTGTTCGACAGCTCGGGAGATTTTAAAAATCTCCAGGGCTTCATTCACGAG GCTCATCCCGGAACAAATGTGACAGTGATTGACTTGTTTGATCGAGGTTCAAGCCTGCAGCCCATGTGGAAGCAGGTCGAGGGTTTCAAAACGGCCATTTACCCTATCATGCAAAACTCCGCTGAGGGAGTTCATTTTATCTGCTACTCTCAAG gtggaCTGATTTGCAGGGGAATCTTGTCCACGTTGCCAGATCACAACGTGCACTCATTCATCTCGCTGTCCTCGCCTCAGGCCGGACAATACGGCG atACCGATTACTTGAAGTACCTGTTTCCTCAGTTTGTCAAGTCCAACTTGTACCATCTCTGTTATACTTCCATCGGCCAGAGGGTATCTATCTGCAACTATTGGAACG ACCCCCACCACAGGGACATGTACACCAACAGTAGTGATTATCTGGCCCTCCTCAACAGCGACAGACCTAATCCGAATTCAACAG AATGGAAGAAAAACTTTTTGAgacttgacaagctggtgcTAGTCGGAGGACCCGACGATGGAGTCATCACTCCCTGGCAGTCGAG TCAGTTTGGATTCTTTGATGACAATGAGACTGTTGTTGAGATGCAACATCAAGGC aTCTACTTAAAGGATATCTTTGGTCTGAAGACGCTGGCGGCTCGTGGCGACCTGTTCTTGTGTTCGATTCCTTACGTCCAACATGTCTGGTGGCATTCAAATGAAACTGTATTCCATGTTTGCATGGAAAAGTGGCTGGTTtag
- the rps5 gene encoding 40S ribosomal protein S5: MAEWETAPAVAESPEIKLFGKWSTDDVQINDISLQDYIAVKEKYAKYLPHSGGRYAAKRFRKAQCPIVERLTNSMMMHGRNNGKKLMTVRIVKHAFEIIHLLTGENPLQVLVNAIINSGPREDSTRIGRAGTVRRQAVDVSPLRRVNQAIWLLCTGAREAAFRNIKTIAECLADELINAAKGSSNSYAIKKKDELERVAKSNR, encoded by the exons A TGGCTGAATGGGAGACTGCACCGGCCGTGGCTGAGAGTCCTGAGATCAAGCTGTTTGGCAAGTGGAGCACCGATGATGTCCAGATCAATGACATCTCCCTGCAG GACTACATTGCCGTGAAGGAGAAGTACGCCAAGTACCTGCCGCACTCTGGTGGCCGTTATGCCGCCAAGCGTTTCCGCAAGGCCCAGTGCCCTATCGTGGAGCGTCTGACCAACTCCATGATGATGCACGGCCGCAACAATGGCAAGAAGCTGATGACCGTGCGCATTGTCAAGCACGCCTTTGAGATCATCCACTTGCTGACTGGGGAG AATCCCCTCCAAGTGTTGGTGAACGCCATCATCAACAGTGGACCCCGTGAGGACTCCACCCGTATTGGCCGCGCCGGTACAGTCAGGAGGCAGGCTGTGGATGTGTCGCCCCTCCGTAGAGTCAACCAG GCTATTTGGCTGCTGTGCACAGGCGCAAGAGAAGCTGCTTTCAGGAACATCAAGACTATTGCAGAGTGCCTGGCTGATGAGCTTATCAATGCTGCCAAG GGTTCATCTAATTCTTACGCCATCAAAAAGAAAGACGAGTTGGAGAGAGTTGCCAAGTCCAACCGttaa
- the ddah2 gene encoding N(G),N(G)-dimethylarginine dimethylaminohydrolase 2, with protein MANMCPYGQFTHAVVRGISENFGKVVGDNGENKDVSVELAKAQRQFGCLTGALRQKVGLQLIEIPPDPELPMSWKVEDVAVIHGDTALITRPFSQQRRSEAEAVRKVLAELNLTIVEMDGTAGDSEGATLEGSDILFTGKEFFVGISSHTNIKGAKMLADTFRDFSVSTVPVCGGVRLKNICSMGGANTIIISNSDGAKKTLRMMEQLTDHHYEVLTVPEQSAANCIYINGPSKKDFLLHRPVEECPDSVAAFQKLQDYTFLPTACSEVAKLESSLSSLCLLVNKKHKYF; from the exons ATGGCAAACATGTGCCCGTATGGCCAGTTCACCCACGCGGTGGTGCGAGGCATCTCGGAGAACTTTGGAAAGGTGGTGGGAGACAATGGTGAGAACAAGGATGTCTCAGTGGAACTGGCCAAGGCCCAGCGTCAGTTCGGCTGCCTGACGGGGGCGCTGAGGCAGAAGGTGGGCCTGCAGCTGATCGAGATCCCTCCCGACCCGGAGCTGCCCATGAGCTGGAAGGTAGAGGACGTGGCGGTGATCCATGGTGACACGGCGCTCATCACCAGGCCCTTCAGCCAGCAGAGGCGCAGTGAG GCGGAGGCGGTGCGCAAGGTGCTGGCCGAGCTCAACCTGACCATCGTGGAGATGGACGGCACCGCGGGGGACTCTGAGGGGGCCACGCTAGAGGGCAGCGACATCCTCTTCACAGGGAAGGAGTTCTTTGTCGGCATCTCCTCCCACACCAACATCAAGGGAGCCAAAATGCTGGCCGACACATTTCGg GACTTTTCCGTGTCCACCGTGCCAGTCTGCGGCGGGGTTCGACTGAAAAACATCTGCTCGATGGGTGGAGCcaacaccatcatcatcagcaacAGCGACGGGGCCAAGAAGACACTGCGG ATGATGGAACAGCTGACCGACCACCACTATGAGGTTCTCACTGTGCCTGAGCAATCTGCAGCTAACTGCATTTACATAAATGGGCCTTCCAAGAAGGATTTCCTGCTCCACAGGCCAGTGGAAGAATGTCCCGACAGTGTGGCT GCGTTCCAGAAGCTGCAGGATTACACCTTCTTGCCTACAGCTTGCAGCGAGGTCGCCAAGCTGGAATCTTCTCTGTCCTCGCTTTGCCTCCTTGTTAATAAGAAGCACAAATATTTCTGA
- the lypc gene encoding sperm acrosome membrane-associated protein 4-like — translation MFVSQLFLLLLALPLATCLRCYTCVFPAISPLDCLKFPGPCGDGRRCLSSVATAKRGALQITFYEKSCADPSQCGVHGQKYSSGLYFNYTNVCCNTDLCNGASGLSATKWGGAALCLLPALKLLLA, via the exons ATGTTTGTCTCGCAGCTTTTCTTGCTACTACTTGCGCTTCCCTTGGCaa CTTGTTTGAGGTGTTATACATGTGTATTTCCTGCCATTTCTCCTCTGGATTGCCTAAAGTTTCCCGGGCCTTGCGGGGATGGCCGTCGCTGCCTCTCCAGCGTTGCAACGGCAAAACGAG GTGCACTTCAAATAACCTTCTATGAGAAAAGCTGCGCTGATCCTTCCCAGTGTGGTGTGCACGGGCAGAAATACAGCAGTGGCCTTTATTTCAACTACACCAACGTGTGCTGCAATACAGACCTGTGTAACGGGGCTTCAGGACTCAGTGCCACCAAGTGGGGAGGTGCCGCACTCTGCCTGCTACCTGCGCTCAAACTTCTGCTGGCATGA